The DNA window CATTAGATGCTTGGAAACTGCTATAAGTTGCAAAGAACGATTCACGGTCGGGGAATAATGTAATAACAGCAATGATGGAAATCAATGCCAAAATCCCTTCTCCAATTGCCCCTAAATAACCGACAAAGCGGGCGTCTGTTTCTTTATCCAACTGTTTTGAAGAAGTTCCGGAAGAAACAAGTCCATGAAATCCTGAAATTGCACCACAGGCAATCGTGATGAACAACAACGGAAACCAGGAGATATCGGCATCTGGATTGGTCATTGGTGCTGTGATTTTAGGGTTCGTAAATAACAAACCAAGATAAAGAATACCAAGCCCAACGATCAATTGATGAGAGTTGATAAAATCACGCGGCTGAAGTAGTTTCCAAACCGGTAGAGTAGAAGCAATATAAACATAGATCATCAAAACAATAATCCAAATAAAGAATGCGGTGGAAATCGGATCGAGACCGAATATTCCAGTGCCATTTTCTCCACCCATGTATTGAACAAGATCAATTTGAAGAAAGCTTATTTGGCTGGCGGCGATAGCGGTTATATACATAACTGCCAAAGCAAACAACGAAGGAATAAGCATTTTCTTATTTTTCTTATAAACAGCATGACCAATCCAAACAGCTAAAGGAATCTGAATAAATACTGGCACAACGCTAGCTGGATATGAGATAAATAGTTTAGCAATCACCCAAGCAAATACTGCGTTGACCATTAGCACTAAAATTAAAATGATAAACAAGAACAAAACTTTTCCTCGTTGACCAATCAACCGGTGTGCAAGTGTTCCGACTGATTGTCCTTTGTTTCGAACTGATAAAACCAATGTCCCGAAATCGTGAACACCTGCCGCAAAGACTGTACCGAAAACTACCCATAACACTGCCGGTAGCCATCCCCAATAAACAGCAATAGCGGGTCCTAAAATCGGCGCAGCTCCAGCAACAGAAGTAAAATGGTGCCCCCATAAAACAAATTTGTTGGTCGGAACAAAATCGACGCCATCTTTAAAGCGATGTGCAGGAGTAACGTAGTTCGGATCAAGTTTGAAAATCTTTTCTGCTATAAATTTGGAATAAAAGCGATAACCTAGTATAAAGATGAAAATTCCGATAGCAGCAAGTGCAATAGCATTCATGAATCCAGCTCCTTCTCTTTTTTTACAAACGCTAAAAAATCGCTTGTATGCCAATCATAGATGATTGTCAAAAGAATGTAAATGTTCTGACAAATATTTCTTTTATTTCACAAATGCTACAGCTGTACACATGTATTAAGAACTTCCCTCTCTCTTACCCACCTAGAATTGGAAACAAAGAAATCACTCCGACAGTATACACGTTGTAACAGTAATTACAGAAAAATTATTGTCATTTATTCAGATAGGAAGTTGCAAACGATTAGCCTGAGCAATGTTTCTTGAAACTATTGAACAGCCTGTCTTTGTTCGTACAGCATTAATTTTGTAAAAATAATTTCAAGAATAGGAACAGAAAGCTGCACTTCTTTAGCTTTCCCAAGTAAGTAACCTTGCAAATGTTCGGCTTCCGTAGGCTGCATTTTCTCAATATCACGTTGCATGGAGGACTTCATTTCCGCTGACATATCATTAATCCGTTGGAATTGTGTTTCAGCAATTGCTGGTGCGATTGGTGCACCTATTTTTTCCATAATAGCTACAAGTTCTTCCAAAAACACACGGATAACGTGTTGTCCTGTTTCAAGATCTCGTATAGGTCCGATAGACGTCTCCATCATTGATGTAATGCCAGACATCGCTGTGATGAACAAATATTTATGCCACATATCTTGATTGATGTCATCGCTCTTAACGAACTCTGCTTTGGTTCCTTTAAAGGCCAACTCTAATTTGCCAATCCGTTCTGTCTGTTGACCTGTTCGTTCCCCGTAAACCAATTGATGGACAGGACTGGTCTGGACAATTGTGCCGTCGTCCGCCAAAGTCGATTCGACAAAACACAAGCCTCCAAGAACTTTTTCTTCTCCGAATGCTCGGATTAGTATCTGTAAGTGAGCAATCCCATTTAGCAAAGGCAGAATCATGGTTTCTGGACCGACGAATGGCTGAACATCTTCGATTGCAGTCGTAAGCTGATAGGATTTAGTAGAAATGAGCACAACATCAAACGGCTTGCTATTATCACTTTTAGTAATTAACTTCGGTGAAAATTGTAAATCTCCATTTTTGCTTCGAATGTTTAAACCTGTTTGTTGCAATATTTCTTTTTTGTTTGCTCTTACAAGAAACGTAACGTCTTCTCCTTTTTCTACTAAACGACCACCAAAATATCCACCAATTGCACCTGCTCCAACAATTAATATTTTCATTTTCTCACTCCTTGTCTATACTTTTTTCATGTTGCCAAATCCCATGAATTATTTTGCGCGTACATTCTTTTGTACCGTAGATATTCCAAGTGTGCCAACCCTCTTGCATAATCAAAAGGATAAGGATGGTAGCAAGTCAACAGTATCTCGATGACATTTTTGTTCGCTAATTCAGATTCCGACAACCTCCACGTTAGGTCATTGTTTAAACCTGCGCCGAAAACTATCCAACTCTCACCATGTTCCGCTAAAAAGCAATTTACACGATTTAACCAAAAGGACAATTCAATTTAAATTAGTTTAACTCCGAGCATCTCAAGCATGGGGATGGGATTGAAACATGTTACAGACAGTTACTATGTCATGGCTTGAGAACCAATTTCCCAATGGTTTTCCGTCCTTGCAGCGAATAATGCGCTTTGGCAGCTTCAGCAAGTGGATAAGTTCCACCAATCGTTAAAATCAATTCACCAGTCTTCATATAAGCTAATAGTTCACTAAAACTTTTTTGAATCAATTCAGGGTTGCGCATAATCTGTGGTAAGAAAAAGCCGATAACAGATTGATTTTTACGCATTAATTGGCCTGGATTAAATGAAGCTTGTTCTCCACTGGCTGCTCCAAAAATGACTAACCTACCAAATGGAGCAAGACATTTCACGGTTTTATTAAATACTTCACCACCAACCATTTCGAGTGCTAAGTCGACACCTTTACCGTCCGTGATAGCTTTTATTTTATCTACCCAGCCTTCTTCTGTGTAGTTAACTAGATGGGTTGCTCCCATTTTTTGTGCATGAAATAGCTTTTCTTCAGTGCTAGCTGTCGCAATAATTTTTCCTGCACCAAAAATCTTTGCTAATTGCACCGCGATTGCACCAACACCGCCTGCAGCAGCATGGATCAATACAGTTTCTCCTTTTTCAAGACGCCCCATAGTTTTCAATATATGATAAGCACTTAATCCTTGAAGCGGCAAGGCGACCGCTTGCTCAAAACCTACACCTTCAGGAACTCTTGTTAAAACACTTTCATCAACTGCAGCGTATTCGGCATACCCTGCGGAGCCGATAAGTGCGACGACACGATCACCTACCTTAAACTGTGATACATTTTCTCCAAGTTCAACAATTACACCTGCTACTTCAGATCCAGGAATGTAAGGCAATTCTGTTGGTACCACGTACTTTCCTTCACGTCTCGCCGTGTCTGCATAGTTAACACCAATCGCTTTTACTTTAATAACCACTTCTCTAACACTTGGATCTGGTTTTTCAGCCTCAACCCATTGCAAAACATCTGGCCCACCATATTCTTCAAATTTAATAACTTTCATCTTAAAGCCCCCCTAACAAATATAACGATCTGCACTCAATACATTTTGTGCTATTTGACGTTTAATCTTATTCAAGCCACCCCGCTGTAGCCGACTCAATTCATTGGTCACAGCGGTAGTATTACGAACCAATTGATCTTCTGGAGAAGCATATTGCAGCAATTTGCGCGCATTCATTTCTACTTCTAGCAATGCATCCCCACTCAACGCCTGCACCAATGGCAGTTTCTGTGCAGATAGCTGTTCCTTATCTGTTGCTATTGCTTTCGCGGTTCGAATCACTGCCGATTCCAAAGCATATAAAGCAATTGCGATATCGGCCAACATCATCAGAATTTCTTGTTCCTCGCTCAGTCGACTGCCATATGCTTGATACGCAATTCCTATGCAAAACAAGAAGATGCGGCGTATCGCCTCTACGCTTTCTATTTCCCGGGAAATAGGACCATCTGCTATTTTTAGAGGCGACCCCATTTCTTCAATAGTTGAAGCCACCAGTTGGGAAAGCGGTACTTCCCCTTTCGCTGCCAACTTCAACAAATTTCCAGGTATCAACAAGCGGTTCACTTCATTTGTACCTTCAAAAATTCGGTTGATTCGTGAATCTCGGTACAATTGTTCTATTTTGTATTCTTTAATATAGCCATATCCCCCATGCAATTGAAGTGCTTCGTCCGCAACAAAGTCAAGCGTTTCCGAGCCATATACTTTACACACTGCACACTCGACTGCATATTCCATTAACTGTTTAGCAATTACGCCATGATCTTGTGATTCATAAAGATTACCAAGCGCGTCTTCTAAGTACCCCGCTGTCCGATATTGCAACGACTCAGAAGCATAAATACGTAATGCCATATCCGCTATTTTTTCTTGCGTAGCTGTAAATTCAGCAATCGCTTTACCAAACTGGTGACGTGCTTTGGTATATTTCAGTGCCAACTCTAGTCCGTATTTTGCTGCGCCCATGCAGGCAGAACCCAAATTGAAGCGTCCCAAATTCAAGACATTCAAAGCGATCATGTGGCCTTTGCCGATTTCACCAAGCAGATTTTCTACTGGTACTCGACAATCTTCAAAAATGACTGCACGCGTAGAAGAACCTTTGATGCCCATTTTCTGCTCTTCAGGTCCAAGAGATAACCCGGGGTAGTCTTTTTCAACGATAAATGCCGTAAACGCTGTGCCATCTACTTTTGCATAAACGATAAAGGTATCTGAAAAATCCGCGTTTGTGATGAACATTTTCGTTCCATTTAATAGGTAATGAGTCTTTGCCTCATCGAGTTTAGCAGTGGTTTTCGCAGAAAGAGCATCCGACCCTGCCCCGGGTTCAGTCAGACAATACGCACCGATAAATTCACCAGAAGCGAGTTTTGGCAAGTACCGCTCTTTTTGCTCTGCTGTTCCAAAATAGGTAATTGGCAAAGTGGCGATACATGTATGATTAGAATGCGCTACGCCATAGCCTCCTGCTGAACCAAGCGATTCACCAACTAGTCCTTTGCTTATTTTGTCTAGACCTAGCCCCCCGTAAGCTTTTGGAACACTATGACCGAGCAAACCCAGTTCGCCAGCTTTTTTAAACAGAATTTTGACCAAGCCAAAATTCTGTTTTTCGATTTCATCATTATTTGGCCGTACCTCTTTTTCTAGAAAGCGAGTAGCCGTTTTAGCAATCAATTTATGTTCATCAGTAAAGTCTTCCGGTGTGAAAAAGTGTTCAGAGGATTGATAAAGAAAAGCTGCCCCTTTATATGTTGAGGTTTTAGTTTCCACGGTGGCTTTCCTCCTTGATCAAATACTTTTCAAGTTGCTGGCGTTTTTCTTCAGGTAAGCTTTCGCTTTTTTGTGTATCAAAGTTAAAATGGACGGCATTTGCTCGCCCTTTTGCAATCAGTTCGCCACTCTCTGCATCTTTGATTTTATGTACTAACTGGAAGCTTGAATTCCCAATTTTACTAACTTCTGTTTGAACGATTAACTTTTGATTGTAATAGCCTTGACTAACAAAATCACAAGAAATTGAGGCAAGAATAATCTTCCAGTTATTGAGGTCGCGTCCAAAGCCAAGTTCCGCAAAAAAATCTGTCCGCGCTTCTTCTAGGTATATGAAATAACTAACATTATTAATATGGCCCAATGCATCTGTCTCGCAAAACCGTGTCTTCACTGGAATTTCATATGCCATTTCTATTTCCTCCTTCATCTATTAAACAATGCCATTAAAAATTAAATCACTGTATACACGCGCCAGCCGATCTGCTGAAATTTCTCCAGATGGATTAAACCATTGATAACTCCAATTAGTAACACCTAAAATGGCAAAAGCAATTATACCGGGCTCAAGCTCTTTCTTAAATTCATTTTGAGCAATGCCTTCACTTATGATGGCTTCCAAGTTTTTTCGGAATTTTTCACGCTTTCTTTTTACCTCTCGTGCATTGTCTTCACAAAGATGGCGCATTTCTCTGAAGAATACTTTGCCACTCGGTCCATGATTCGCGATATCTATAATTAGTAACGCGATAAGCTCTTCTAGCTTTTTACGGTTGCTGAGCTGATTTAGACGAACTGTTTCCTGACGTTCTAGTAAATCATCAATATAACTTACGTGAATATCCATCAACAATTGTTCCTTGCTCGTGAAATAATAGTAGAAGGTCCCTTTAGTTACGCCTAGAGTTTCGACAATATCTTGTATAGATGTCTCACTAAAACCTTTTTTTTCAAACAGAAGAATGCTTTTTTGTTTAATGTCATTTTTCATGATTATCTACCACCATTCGTTTTCCTATAGCTCACAGCACATGCATACCTCCGTCAACGATTACGACATCTCCGGTGATATAATCAGATGCCTTCGATGCTAAAAATACAGCAGT is part of the Planococcus kocurii genome and encodes:
- a CDS encoding carbon starvation protein A codes for the protein MNAIALAAIGIFIFILGYRFYSKFIAEKIFKLDPNYVTPAHRFKDGVDFVPTNKFVLWGHHFTSVAGAAPILGPAIAVYWGWLPAVLWVVFGTVFAAGVHDFGTLVLSVRNKGQSVGTLAHRLIGQRGKVLFLFIILILVLMVNAVFAWVIAKLFISYPASVVPVFIQIPLAVWIGHAVYKKNKKMLIPSLFALAVMYITAIAASQISFLQIDLVQYMGGENGTGIFGLDPISTAFFIWIIVLMIYVYIASTLPVWKLLQPRDFINSHQLIVGLGILYLGLLFTNPKITAPMTNPDADISWFPLLFITIACGAISGFHGLVSSGTSSKQLDKETDARFVGYLGAIGEGILALISIIAVITLFPDRESFFATYSSFQASNGAGLGAFIEGATNLAQGLLIPPEIASTIVSIIVVSFAATTLDTSVRLMRYIISELGVEYKIPSLEKKHVATTLAVGASAALVLLPEGPNGFGSGGYLLWPLFGTANQLLAGISLLLISIWLKKLGRNYMITIIPMIFLMFMTLWAMFQQVFLQWAWYAEQPSMLLFIFGAIIFVFTLWIILTAVQALLNKTDPGFSEEE
- a CDS encoding ketopantoate reductase family protein gives rise to the protein MKILIVGAGAIGGYFGGRLVEKGEDVTFLVRANKKEILQQTGLNIRSKNGDLQFSPKLITKSDNSKPFDVVLISTKSYQLTTAIEDVQPFVGPETMILPLLNGIAHLQILIRAFGEEKVLGGLCFVESTLADDGTIVQTSPVHQLVYGERTGQQTERIGKLELAFKGTKAEFVKSDDINQDMWHKYLFITAMSGITSMMETSIGPIRDLETGQHVIRVFLEELVAIMEKIGAPIAPAIAETQFQRINDMSAEMKSSMQRDIEKMQPTEAEHLQGYLLGKAKEVQLSVPILEIIFTKLMLYEQRQAVQ
- a CDS encoding quinone oxidoreductase family protein; this encodes MKVIKFEEYGGPDVLQWVEAEKPDPSVREVVIKVKAIGVNYADTARREGKYVVPTELPYIPGSEVAGVIVELGENVSQFKVGDRVVALIGSAGYAEYAAVDESVLTRVPEGVGFEQAVALPLQGLSAYHILKTMGRLEKGETVLIHAAAGGVGAIAVQLAKIFGAGKIIATASTEEKLFHAQKMGATHLVNYTEEGWVDKIKAITDGKGVDLALEMVGGEVFNKTVKCLAPFGRLVIFGAASGEQASFNPGQLMRKNQSVIGFFLPQIMRNPELIQKSFSELLAYMKTGELILTIGGTYPLAEAAKAHYSLQGRKTIGKLVLKP
- a CDS encoding acyl-CoA dehydrogenase family protein; the protein is METKTSTYKGAAFLYQSSEHFFTPEDFTDEHKLIAKTATRFLEKEVRPNNDEIEKQNFGLVKILFKKAGELGLLGHSVPKAYGGLGLDKISKGLVGESLGSAGGYGVAHSNHTCIATLPITYFGTAEQKERYLPKLASGEFIGAYCLTEPGAGSDALSAKTTAKLDEAKTHYLLNGTKMFITNADFSDTFIVYAKVDGTAFTAFIVEKDYPGLSLGPEEQKMGIKGSSTRAVIFEDCRVPVENLLGEIGKGHMIALNVLNLGRFNLGSACMGAAKYGLELALKYTKARHQFGKAIAEFTATQEKIADMALRIYASESLQYRTAGYLEDALGNLYESQDHGVIAKQLMEYAVECAVCKVYGSETLDFVADEALQLHGGYGYIKEYKIEQLYRDSRINRIFEGTNEVNRLLIPGNLLKLAAKGEVPLSQLVASTIEEMGSPLKIADGPISREIESVEAIRRIFLFCIGIAYQAYGSRLSEEQEILMMLADIAIALYALESAVIRTAKAIATDKEQLSAQKLPLVQALSGDALLEVEMNARKLLQYASPEDQLVRNTTAVTNELSRLQRGGLNKIKRQIAQNVLSADRYIC
- a CDS encoding acyl-CoA thioesterase — protein: MAYEIPVKTRFCETDALGHINNVSYFIYLEEARTDFFAELGFGRDLNNWKIILASISCDFVSQGYYNQKLIVQTEVSKIGNSSFQLVHKIKDAESGELIAKGRANAVHFNFDTQKSESLPEEKRQQLEKYLIKEESHRGN
- a CDS encoding TetR/AcrR family transcriptional regulator, yielding MKNDIKQKSILLFEKKGFSETSIQDIVETLGVTKGTFYYYFTSKEQLLMDIHVSYIDDLLERQETVRLNQLSNRKKLEELIALLIIDIANHGPSGKVFFREMRHLCEDNAREVKRKREKFRKNLEAIISEGIAQNEFKKELEPGIIAFAILGVTNWSYQWFNPSGEISADRLARVYSDLIFNGIV